A single region of the Hirundo rustica isolate bHirRus1 chromosome 17, bHirRus1.pri.v3, whole genome shotgun sequence genome encodes:
- the POP5 gene encoding ribonuclease P/MRP protein subunit POP5, which yields MVRFKNRYVLCEVVSEDPRCRQCIEDRALGLAVRDAIARVHGDYGLACCSISFTVKYLNAYTGTVLLRCRKDSYRLLCSALPFVRYLESRAQRYPCFLNTLHVGGTIRTCQKFLIQYNRTQLLRLLQNCTNEEERQCIQKSLLSCSLTEEQSQSGDEEEDDGTETD from the exons atGGTGCGGTTCAAGAACAG GTACGTGCTCTGCGAGGTGGTCTCGGAGGACCCGCGGTGCCGGCAGTGCATCGAGGACCGCGCGCTAGGCCTCGCCGTCAGAGACGCCATCGCGCGGGTGCACGGCGACTACGGCCTGGCGTGCTGCTCCATCTCCTTCACAG TGAAGTACCTGAACGCCTACACCGGGACGGTGCTGCTGCGGTGCCGCAAGGACTCGTACCGACTGCTGTGCTCTGCGCTGCCCTTCGTGCGGTACCTGGAGAGCCGCGCCCAGCGCTACCCCTGCTTCCTCAACACCCTGCACGTCGGAG GTACCATAAGAACTTGTCAGAAATTTCTGATTCAGTACAACAGAACACAGCTGCTGAGGTTGTTGCAAAACTGTACAAATGAAG AAGAAAGACAATGTATACAGAAGTCCTTGTTGAGCTGTTCCCTTACAGAAGAGCAGTCGCAAAGtggagatgaggaggaggatgatggCACAGAGACAGACTGA